The Aedes aegypti strain LVP_AGWG chromosome 3, AaegL5.0 Primary Assembly, whole genome shotgun sequence genome contains a region encoding:
- the LOC5577326 gene encoding SET and MYND domain-containing protein 5, whose product MSLVEVRTTSLKGRGLYATAPIKEGTVLFEEPPLVSAQFSWNYIYGYLACEYCLKPLETAETNVRRLTNDYSISLPYAECCPIQEQLGGHTKCPDCREVYCSDECLQNAVKLYHRVLCLGAAKGNSEHPTNALVEFWKKTHYPPETSSIQLVIKIIGMFKQSDDIAGLRAKFDDFVSQTMNEDLMIFHKMLGENFSQQIDELYELISRAFDPTADERLKWLTLSGFRSLLALIGTNGQGIGTSSFADWVRNVSELDLPDQQRESVDILIDNLYNKLDEVVGTFLNNEGSALYSYQSKVNHSCSPNVECRFPHSNNVLALTATRDIKVGEEICISYLDECALERSRHSRQKMLSENYLFQCQCEKCDSQVNDPDETSDDEEEDDDDDMDDDSD is encoded by the exons ATGTCTCTTGTGGAAGTGCGAACCACGTCTCTAAAG GGAAGAGGGCTGTACGCCACTGCTCCCATAAAGGAGGGAACCGTTCTCTTCGAGGAACCGCCGCTGGTGTCGGCCCAGTTTTCGTGGAACTATATCTATGGCTACTTGGCGTGCGAGTACTGTCTGAAGCCGCTGGAGACGGCCGAAACCAACGTTCGCCGGTTGACGAACGATTACAGCATCAGTTTGCCGTACGCGGAATGCTGCCCCATTCAGGAACAACTGGGTGGTCATACCAAGTGCCCGGATTGCCGGGAAGTCTACTGCAGCGACGAGTGCTTGCAGAACGCCGTTAAACTGTACCACCGGGTGCTGTGCCTGGGTGCGGCCAAGGGCAATTCCGAGCACCCGACAAATGCACTCGTCGAATTTTGGAA GAAAACGCACTATCCTCCGGAAACGTCCAGCATCCAGCTGGTGATCAAAATCATCGGAATGTTCAAACAGAGTGACGACATTGCGGGACTGCGCGCCAAGTTCGACGACTTCGTCAGTCAGACCATGAACGaagatttgatgattttccacaAAATGTTGGGCGAGAACTTCTCGCAGCAGATCGACGAGTTGTACGAGCTGATCAGCAGAGCATTCGATCCGACTGCTGACGAGCGCCTGAAGTGGCTTACCCTGAGCGGATTTCGATCGCTGCTAGCGTTGATCGGAACAAATGGTCAAGGCATTGGGACGAGCTCATTTGCGGACTGGGTGCGTAATGTGTCGGAGCTGGACCTACCGGACCAGCAGCGTGAATCTGTGGACATACTGATCGACAATCTGTACAACAAACTGGACGAGGTGGTGGGCACCTTTCTCAACAACGAAGGATCGGCTTTGTACAGCTACCAGAGCAAGGTCAATCACAGCTGTTCGCCAAACGTCGAGTGTCGGTTTCCCCATTCGAACAACGTGTTGGCACTAACGGCCACCAGGGACATTAAGGTAGGTGAAGAGATTTGCATTTCCTATCTGGATGAGTGCGCTCTGGAACGGTCGCGCCATTCGCGGCAAAAGATGCTCAGCGAGAACTACCTGTTCCAATGTCAGTGCGAGAAGTGCGACAGTCAGGTTAACGATCCGGACGAGACTTCGGACGATGAGGAggaggacgacgacgacgacatggACGATGACTCGGACTAG
- the LOC110678951 gene encoding DDRGK domain-containing protein 1 — MDLYLLIGIAVALLVVLVTLLFLSKGKGKTEDGARQDQDGREANAPPRRAQVVRNQRNRARAAAVAPVEQNAAAAADPDEEDDEIPHAGQDLGAEKMGAKKRAKLEAKAEKKAQREQELKMREDQKKKDALAEEERKRQEEKEAEEERKQEEAERKAREERERKEHEEYLRMKEAFSVEEEGFDQEEDNDKQNMLQEFINFVKDNKVVVLEDLAVHFKLKTQAAIDRIIELQKEGRLSGVIDDRGKFIYISEEELNAVAKFIKQRGRVSITELAENSSSLINLAPVATEVK, encoded by the exons ATGGATTTATATCTACTTATTGGTATTGCTGTTGCTCTGCTAGTGGTGCTTGTAACATTATTGTTCCTTTCGAAAGGAAAAGGCAAAACTGAAGACG GCGCCCGACAGGATCAGGATGGGCGGGAAGCAAACGCACCGCCACGTCGCGCCCAGGTGGTCCGCAATCAACGGAACCGGGCCAGAGCAGCCGCCGTTGCGCCGGTTGAACAGAATGCAGCTGCTGCTGCAGATCCCGACGAGGAAGATGATGAGATTCCGCATGCGGGACAGGACTTAGGGGCCGAAAAGATGGGCGCCAAGAAGCGTGCCAAGCTGGAGGCCAAAGCGGAGAAGAAAGCGCAGCGGGAACAGGAGCTGAAAATGCGGGAGGATCAAAAGAAGAAGGATGCTTTGGCTGAGGAGGAAAGGAAACGACAAGAGGAAAAGGAGGCCGAAGAGGAGCGGAAACAGGAGGAGGCGGAGAGGAAAGCCCGAGAAGAAAGGGAAAGAAAGGAGCACGAGGAGTACCTAAGGATGAAGGAAGCTTTCAGCGTCGAGGAAGAGGGATTCGACCAGGAGGAGGACAACGATAAGCAAAACATGCTCCAAGAGTTTATCAACTTTGTTAAG gATAACAAAGTCGTCGTCCTAGAGGATTTAGCGGTACACTTCAAGCTAAAAACGCAGGCAGCCATCGATAGGATAATTGAGCTGCAGAAGGAAGGTCGTCTGAGTGGCGTCATTGATGATCGAGGAAAATTCATCTACATTTCCGAGGAAGAGCTTAATGCAGTTGCCAAATTCATCAAGCAACGAGGCAGAGTCTCGATTACGGAACTGGCAGAAAATAGCAGTAGTTTGATCAATTTGGCACCGGTTGCCACTGAAGTAAAATAA
- the LOC5577327 gene encoding transmembrane emp24 domain-containing protein eca — protein MNWQRNLLLLVVIAVELSSALYFHIGETERKCFIEEIPDETTVIVNYKVELYDPRSGGFMPSSPGIGMHVEVKDPDDKTILSRVYSSEGRISFTSHTPGEHVICMYSNSTAWFSGSQLRVHLDIQVGEHAIDYANVAQKEKLTELQLRIRQLLDQVDQITKEQNYQRYREERFRQTSDSTNQRVLWWSLAQTLVLVTMGLWQMKHLKSFFEAKKLV, from the exons ATGAATTGGCAACGTAATTTACTTCTACTGGTGGTGATTGCAGTGGAACTGTCCAGTGCACTGTACTTCCACATCGGCGAAACTGAACGCAAGTGCTTCATTGAGGAGATTCCCGACGAGACCACGGTCATAG TTAACTACAAGGTCGAGCTGTATGACCCACGAAGCGGTGGATTTATGCCATCCTCTCCCGGCATCGGAATGCACGTCGAAGTCAAGGATCCGGACGACAAGACCATTCTTTCTCGCGTGTACAGCTCAGAAG GTCGTATTTCGTTCACATCGCACACGCCCGGCGAGCACGTAATCTGCATGTACTCGAACAGCACTGCCTGGTTCAGCGGTTCCCAATTGCGGGTCCATCTCGACATTCAGGTCGGCGAACATGCCATCGATTACGCCAACGTGGCCCAGAAGGAAAAACTGACAGAGCTGCAACTGCGCATCCGACAACTTCTGGATCAGGTCGACCAGATTACCAAGGAGCAGAACTATCAGAGA TACCGAGAGGAGCGATTCCGCCAGACTAGCGACAGCACAAATCAGCGGGTACTGTGGTGGTCACTGGCACAGACCCTCGTCCTCGTTACCATGGGGTTGTGGCAAATGAAGCATCTGAAGAGCTTCTTCGAGGCTAAGAAATTAGTTTAA